A stretch of DNA from Sebastes fasciatus isolate fSebFas1 chromosome 16, fSebFas1.pri, whole genome shotgun sequence:
ATCACTTAATTTAAAGGTCTGCAGCTATACAACCGGCTGTGCATGAACAGACCCCACTGGGAAATAGAAAAGTGCTGAATAGTGAAATCTCACCTGAGGATCACGAATAATGAAATCTGGATAATAGTTCTTGATGATTTTCAGCCAGCCTGGGATTTTGCTTGGGTcctacacaaagacacacacacacacacacaaatgattaATCTTGGGTTTTATTACATCAGCTCAATATTCCAGACAGGCCTCTAAGTGGATCCTCTCTGACCTTGCTGATTTTGATCACGTCCAGCTCTTTCTGGAGCCGGGCCAAGGTGGCGTCATCGTAGCCTCCGGAGCACTTGGTGACTGTGCACCATTTCTTGGAGTGTGGATCGTAACAGCCCATTAGAAAACTGGACATGATGCCCCCTGGTGGGTAGAAGAACACACACGGCATTAGGTGGGAACTTCAGGAAAGTGCTGCcagtggatatatatatataatatactcctGCACTGTATCATTTCACTTCCCAAAACTCACCTCCTCAAATCCACTTTTTAAAGGTCTCTTTTTCCAGCTGTTTTCTATTTCCCACTTTTGTCCCCCAGTATGTTATGACAAGCGTCTGATTTGTTGTTTCTGCTCTATTAGCTTGTCTTCACACTGCATGAGCCGTCTTCATTAGCCATGCTTTGGAGATTTGTACCTTTGTTTTAGCATTTGTTATGCTTCCGTTGTGTTATATGCTCATTACCGAGCCTCCTCAATGGCTCCCATATCTTGTCTGCTTGTATGCTTTAGCCACAGGCATGCACCATGTTTCATCTGCTTATTGTTCACATGAAATGCTACTGTACTAGAGTTTTACTGTTGTTAATTTCACCATCCTGTCTGAGTAAAGTTCAAACAGAAtcttaacacatttttttatctgttcaaaatgtaccttaaagggagatttgtcaagtgtttaatactcttattaacataggaggggacaaatatgcttatttatgcaaaataaatcaattaacaacacaaaacaatgacagatattgtccagaaaccctcacaggtactgcatttagcataaaacatatgctcaaatcataacatgacaaactgcagcccaacaggcaacaacagctgtcagtgtgtcagtgtgctgacttgactatgacttgccccaaactgcatgtgattatcataaagtgggcatgtctgtaaaggggagactcgtgggtacccatagaacccattttcattcacatatctggaggtaagaggtcaagggacgcctttgaaaatggccataacagtttttcctcaacaaaatttagcgcaagtttgcagcgttatctAACCTCATtaacaacaagctagtatgacatggttgttaccaatagattccttaggtttgtagtttcatatgataccagtatctccactctaactagctttaaaactgagctacaacctaaaaatcgcaagttgcattaatgaatttagtggtgttaaaacaaatttgcgttatcgcgctaactttgacagccctactaaaaaccaataaacacaaaaaaggGGCATCAAGAAGTGGAAAAGATGTCGTTTAGGTCTTTACTGACCGTTTGAGCCTTTTCCATAGAAGGCCCCCAGCACCACCAGGTCAGCCGTGTCGGCCATCGCCCCTTCGTTCAAGTAATCCTTCTTCACCTTTAGCCAGTGGCGCTTCCCCGGTTCATAGGTACCCTGAGACACACAGATATTCACAGCTTGATCATCATAACGTTTCAGCTACATCTGTAATTCAAATGATTGTATAACTACTTATAAGTGTAACTTGCTCATTGTGTTCACACCCATCAGTTTCTTTCCAATTGGAGATAAAAAAGCAACTCACCTTCAAATCTTTTAGCACCAGGCCTTCAAGTCCCTCTCTGATGACACGAGTTATCATTTGAGCCAGatctcctgccctctggtacacacacatacacatatatatgatGATACCATGAGCTATTACAGATGTCTCATAAAGCAGAAAGACAAATTCAGAGTTGTACTCACAGTGACGTGTTTCATCTCTGAGAACAGGATCCTGTTGGTCACCTCAACCATGTTGTCGTGCAGGAACTTCCTGCGTTCAGACAGCGGCCTGGAGAATATGAtgatatgaaataataaatgtaagACAGTGTGTATTtacaatattcataattattaaTGTAAATCTGTGAtacaaatgtactgtatgtttaaaaataaacacgTATGAATAAAACTTGGCTTtagtttttgtgtttatttgaaaGTTGCTCAAAAATTATACTTAAGAAAATCCGAAGACATCTTTTTTAAGACAGTGAATGGGATGAAAAGACACATTACCTCTCCATGAGACTCACGCCGTTGAAGTAGATGCAGTCGAACACAAACAGGCACACTTTGGCATCTTGAAAAGCTTGTTTCTGAAGGGAGAGGAGAGTGAAGCGTGACAACAACAAAATCATGTTAAGAAAAAGAAGGTGCAAATTGGCTGTGGTGTTCTCACCTTGTGTACACCCAACGTCCCGAAGGGCAGGGGTTTACTGGTCTTTGTGTCAATTAGAAGGACTTCAGCATCCAATATCATACTGTGGCCTCCAGGGAAAGCCTGAGGGATGAATTCCTTGAAATGGGCCACCTGAAACACCAACATGGGCGGCTTAGAGCAGAAATAAGACATATTTGAAACAATTATTTCAGCAAGACCTAAGAGAGACTGGCACCATCCCACGGCCTAAATAAGAAGTCAAACTGTCTAAATAATAAGGTGCGTCGACCTGATAGAAGTGTAgatgaaatgacaaaaacacatttgatttTCCTCATTTTATCCATGTTCCATAATCTGAACTGATCTACGGTGATATCATttatcacaataaaacacattaggAAACTTGGACTATTATACAGAGCGTTAACCTAACGTTAacctaacattaacattaattgCCTAATTACTGTGGCTGAAGGTCCATAATCACCCATTTGGGCTGATGGGTAGCAAGGGCAACATGTCTAAAGACAACCAGGATAAAAGGCAAGACCTGGGCCACACTAAAACAGAAACAAGCCCCAGGAGGAAACGATAGTAGCTTCTGAAGTTTTTATATCGTTCTGTATCTTCTCAGTGTTCCTTATGTAGTCAAATCTCaacattcaaaaaatgttttcccatgtgacctgacataggtttctgcatgatgacgctgctacatgtacagtatatatacatccttatagtcagtgtattaaagttacatacagtaacttagatggcggtcggcgtgctcccagcagacaggagtaccgacaagAAGCTGAGCAAGGTGCCaatgtggacgccacgttagttcagatccgaaagtcacacaataacacaaacaaactaactgatcgatgcagcggtagaccagcaactcctgtgttctgagaggtaaaattactgtttttgtgaatggagtctggtggctttgaagaggggaactgaagccgttatatcgctctcttcaaagccaccagactacattgataaaagcagtaattttagtAGTAACCAGCAGTAACCTACGTCACAGCACCGAGTAACTGAGCGGTGTTCCTCCAGATATTGTCATCAATTCTAATGTGTGAAGGGAAAACATACTTTTTAGCATTAAAAAGCCTGTAGAATGTGAGAAacgtaataaaaaaagaagtaagcCCCAATAAGCATTTAGACGGGGCGAGGCACATTGCTTGTGCATATAAAAGGCTTCTTGTGTTTTAGTACCTGGTGGTTTTTACTGAAGTTTACTGGAGGCTGGTATATATTTTGTGCACAGCAGCAGCCTCTAGTGGTTTGAAAAGGCTAATGAACATGATGTGGAGCTATTCATCTGCATGTTTTAAGGCTCTCGGCCTCCCGCTGAGAGAGCAAATGCTGGAAAATCACTGTGAGAAATGTCTGAATTTCATGCTGGGAAAATACCTTTAAGTTGCTAATCCTGCCGGGGCAAACCTGAGGAGCTGACATGCATTGTCATACTAATTGGTATACAACCTcgcaggctgtgtgtgtgcctttgtacagtatgtgtgtgggtgtgtgtggtaAGACTGACTTTGTGTGGTAAGACTGGCTTGAGGCTGCGGCTGAAGTAGCTGAAGTTGTCTCCGTTCTTGTGGACTTGCACACGTTCTCCATCATACTTGATCTCAGAGTACATCCCGTTGGGGCATTTCTTCATGGCGTACTCGATGGATTTACATGCCTCCGCCTGAAAGGAAAACAACAACGAGCTCTCAGCAGGGAACCAAACTCTCATATATAATTACTTTTCATTAAAAGTTTCCCCTAGTTGCTCCAGTGGCAAAACTGAGCCTCTCTTTTAGACTTTGCTGTCAATGGACATTTTCACATACCCTAAAgggatcattctttttttataatttgcattttatttttgtgcTTTTGGCCGTTATTCTTATTGTATTCCGTTGTACTCACCAAGTGAACTGCTGAGATATGGGAACATAACTGAGACATAACTGAAAAGAAGTCTAACGGGTCAAGAGACACGAGCAGTCAGACAATCAGACAGGTTGGAAACAAACCGCTGGTTCAGCCAGACTGATTTAGAACATTTGGATTAgatactgtaatctaaactaATGAGTTGACTTCAACCTGTCTGATCGTCTCactgcttgtgtttcttgaCCCATCGGACTTTGCTGTagacagtgttcattttgttaACGAAAACTATGACGAAATATGTTCGTCCACgatctttttttccatgactaagacAAGACGGCATCATTAAAAACCAACAgtgacgatatcaaacatgcaatattgtTGACGAAAAGAGACTAAAATGTgtcaccttccaccttctcttcccacACAGCACTTAGATATAGACATAGTGCATCTAGTCCTTGTATATTACAGGAGTAATGCTACTGTGATGTTCATATTAAATAAGATAAACTATAAATTATGGTCACAACTACAAAAAGAAGACCTACATGTTGCATCAAGGTGTTGGTTTTAAATAAAAGGAGAGAGCAATAATAAAAAGCCGGCACTGTACTCAGCAAAACTGCATCGTAAACTCAATTCTCTGGTGTAATATTGCACTAATCGATATGACTATACTGGCGATGAGACTGCGCATTCACCTGCTGCTCTGAGTGCAATAACCGTATTTCAAAGCTCACCACCCTAAATCACATGTGTCCATACAATGTTTTAGTTACTCAACTCCATGTTTCTCCCTTCCTCTTTTCCCtgattccttccttcctttgtaATGCGTCTACTGGATGTAACAGGAAGGGGATGTAGCTTTTCATGTTCTCCAAACTAATGTTAAAAAGAGACCGAAGTTCAAACTGAAAACACGGAATTTGTGAGCCTGTGGGAAGTTGGGAACTGGACTGTGAATTTCAATTTACTTTTATATTGCGTAATTAAAAGGCTGCTGTGTAAAGTGCAATTTAATGGTCTGTAGATTTTTTtagaaagcacacacacacacacgttaaatCATGCTGAATTAATAGCTGCGTTTATAAATCACATGTTTAGAGTAGAGAGTTATCTGGTaggtccagctgctgtctgggTCATCAGCTGGGAACATCATATTCTCTTCATCTTGTGAAGGTTACCCCTTAATGTGAAGGAATTAAGGGACCTCATTCAatctcttctctcctttttaGCTTTGTGATTTTCTCTAGAACTCCTGTTTAAAATGCATTAGTGACTTTATCAAGGTATTTTTTGTTCACCGTTTCGTAATGCGACTTCCTTAAATCACTGCGGTTCAGACAAGTCTGCCTTGAATTGTATCACATACAGACGTACCAGTTAAATCAGGGAGAACTGTTCATTGTAGTGGTGCTACTCACCAACATGGGCTGAACGGGGGTCATGAGCGAGGCCTCCACAGTGAGGAGCTTCCTGGGTCCTGAGCCGTTAGACGCCTCCTGCTGATTCCTCAACACCCGCTCAATCACGTCACCCAGGTTACGCGAGGCCTTGAAGGCATCGTAGGCATTTGGATCCACGGCGTCCAAGCTGCATAAAACAGGCAGTAATTCAAGAGGAGTTCCAGATCGGTATGAAAACATAATCAAAGTGTATATCAACTTCTAGGCAGAAGACACTTACACGTGTTTTGCTCCAGAGTTCATCTTCAAGTCGTGTTTAATAAGACGAATGATGCATTTCAGGTCATTACCGGTGCATCTGTgatgagaagagagagcagattATCACTGGGGGGAAATTGTGAAGCTAATGTCGGATGTATTACAGCATTTCATGAAGCAGAAATCCAGCTGTTACGATCAGAGAGGTTctaaaataaaaccacacaagtagtgaatataaaataattacattACTTTGTACAGAAATCGTAagtcatttagaaaaaaaactgcCCTATCACTGTCATATGACACTAGTAGACTTTTTATTCAATACAGCACAAAATACTGCTTCTGCCGGTTTACAGCTAGCAAGATGTTGTTTATGACAAATAAACATAGTCCCGCTCTGGCAGCTGCTACTGCGGAGGGGAGAATGTCAAATACAGATGTctagtatttgtgtgtgtaagaCATGCCTCAGgcagacaaacaaaaagaaggaaaaaaaaccaaATACCAACAATAAAAAAGGCAGAGCGAGCAAAACAAGACGAAACAAATAACGGCAACatttacaaatgctgtgaaaaGAAATCAAACAATCTGTCTCCCTGGCTTTTATACATGTTTGTAGTGAACGGTCTGCTTTTTGAAAAGCTTTGTGAACAATGACACCAAAACAGAGACGTCAAGTACGACTACAAAAGACAAGGCCACACATGATAACTTGTGTTATTACTATAACTAGTGTTAACAGGGGATGACATTAGGTACAAaattcaggtcacctgccaccatggcagatatattatatatattatattaagaaatGTTATACTAATGTCACTAATATCCAAAATGCACTGGTGATTTTTGTCATGGTAACATTTGTACCTATTGTATGTCCTTTGGGTGTGGCTTTTATATAAGCCATTATAGGTTTCTACCACACCCTCACACATATTTTACATtcctttcatgtgtgtgtgtgaaataaataatcataCAAAACTGAATTACCTTAACTATACTATTTACTACCCACACTAATTGATATGAAAATGATGATGCACTGCTTTACTTTTTGGAGATTTCCTCCAGCTCAGTCTGCTGCTCGTCCTCCTTGGTCAGCTGGGCGAGGCGGGTTAGTGAGGCGTCCACTTCCTGGATGGTCAGGAGGCTCTTGGTAGCCGCGAGAAACTTACTGTCCTCGAAGAACATCCTCACCGTCTCAGACACATCACccttaagtaaaaaaaaagacacccaCTATATTTTACAAGTGTCGTTTTTGACAATTAGTCATCATTTTCAATACAAAATGTCAAGAGACTATAATTGGCCCAGATAAAAATCCCCTGAGAAACTTATTTTCAgtctaaaaatataaataaaactgcttTGAATAGCCGCTGGTGAGATGGTTTTTAGTTCTTAAAGAAAACATTCAGCATACGTTTGAACATTTGCAAAGAATAAGATCTGATGTGTGAGAACATATGGATCACAGACCTGCTCCAGATCCCGCACCATGTCATCCTGGTCGCACTTCAATATGCGGCTGAAAATCTTTACTATCTGCTTGTCATTGAGGTTGTAGACGCTTTTTACAACGCCTGGCAGGAGCAGTTTCACCGTCAGGAAAAGATCTCCATGGAACTTATCTGGGATGGAAAAAAAGTAGATTTATAACTAATATTTCGTTGTAGATTCTGTCACATACTGAAATCTGCTAAAGCGCATAAACACCAACCTCCTCCTGAGCCCTTCCTGAGGAACTTTTCAATGACCTGTGTCTTGGCATTGTAGCTGTTGTGTTCTGCCACCATGGCACAGAGCTTGCGGAACTCTCTGAAGAGGCAGTCCTTGTGCTGGATGTCACAAAGCTGCCTGGACAGGGGGCTGTCTTGGCTGACACCGGCGGAGGAAGAGGATGGTCCCgggctgctggagctgctggagctgccaGCTTTTGCAGCTGATAGGACAGTGAAGTGGAACAGTAGATACGATGAGACCAATTTGACAGAGCAAATACTTCTGCTACATTCACAGTGGAACAAAAAGTAAAGCTCCTGATTTTAACAGTTTGAACAAATATCTGTTTCTGAATTTACTGATCCGCCTTTGTACTGTGGCTTAATGCAAACAATCGTTTtcccattcaattgtcaagcaaattttaagTTAACTTTTAaagtgatgcaaaaaaaaaatgccaaataggcgcgtttccatcaactggtgtACCTACCAAAatggaatgaatgaaattataaGTTGACTACCTTAGTTTCTAAAGCTTGGAAAAAAACGTCAggatggtttatttgtttagtatCATTTCTAATTTTGCTTTACAGCAAATAAGAAACCACTTAACCAGAGATGTCATATCTTACCAGTGAAGCCTGAGAACTTGCGTGGAGCGTTGAGGGATGGGTCAGCAGGAGGAGCCATCAGCTGACCTGTAGTGTTCATCTTGGCCTGCACCTTCTTCTTTGGACTGGCCTTGACTTTGGACATCAGGTCTACAAGACAAGACGAATGGCTTTAGAACAAATAAGGAACCATTTGAAATGAGATACCATTCCAATTTAAGTTTTCAATACACAAGTGAAACAGCTTAAACAAGAACAAAGATGTAAACTCTGACTGTGGATGGACACACTATTACACCTCTATATCGATGCATACACAATCATgtacaatacacacacatacacgtcaACCATCAATTTAGCTGTTCTATTGTCTTAATCTTGAATCTGTTTTGTTAATTTGATTGTTTAGGGTTGTGTCTAGATTAGGGATGGGAAGATATAGGATTTTATTGCAGATTGCgataaaaaacactaaaaataaattgattgtGTTGAATTTCTATTATCGGTATCTTCCTGAATATCGTCACGAGTGACTTGAAAAAGCTGTCCAGCTTCGTTATCATAGAAGAGAAGTGAAGAGAGTTTAAgagttttaagcatattttgataAGCACGATAATATCatgaatcacaattattttggccAAGATAATTCATCTCATATTTAGTCTAGACGGTAACCTATGATTTGCGAAACTCTCGCgggatggttaaggttaagttggtcgttgggcagcgagtctcgcaagagttttggCAAATCATAGGTTACCGTCTAGACTAAATATGAGATGaatttgttaatttgttaattGTTAAATTAATCTAACCTGAATTTTAAAGCCTAACccgagatgttttttttccaacaccAGCTCAGGTACAACATGGCAGAGTAGCAAGAATGTTAACCCGTCTAATTAGTTGTACTGGTTGAACTGGTAAGATGCCATTAGGTGCAATGATGTGAGACACACCTAGCATGGTGTTGAGTAAAATACACCAACTCATTTATAGTTGACCGAGCGATGCCAAATCACTAGATGTTAAGggtaaaaacactaataataGCAGGAGTACTTGTTTCAGAGATATCTGTACTGATGTGTGATGCCTCTGGATTCTCTTTTCATCTATCACTTATTGACTTAATGACATGAATCTCCTTTGCAAATGTGAATCAATCGACTGGTGCTGTTTAACTGGTTGTGCAAAATTGCAAGCTGAGGTTCTGTGGACAGATAAGTTAGTATCAATTCTGTACTGTAGCCTCTGGCCAGTTTCATAGACTGCTCTCTAGAAAGGTCAAAGATCAGTGCCACTACACAGCAGTTCCCAGTGAGAGATAAAACTGCCTGGAATCcacaataaaatcataaaacatAATGCAACAACTTTATAGCTTTTGAGTAGtataaaaaagttattgtaAAGTAAAGTTTTGAGTGTTGTACCTGCAACATGTTTATTAATGACCTCCTTGTCCtggtcctccagctcctcccagCCCTCCAGATCTGTGATGTCCTCAATCTTCTTCGTGGTGGCTCTTGCcctttccagcttctcaaatatacACTTCACATGATACCACTCTTTCATCTCCCCCGCAGACTCGCTAAAGGGGTTTGGCACAATCTTCCCTATGCGCACCACTTCTTTTGGGATTTTGTCCTTGCATTTCTTACATCCTGCAGTACCGCGCTTGGCGTACTCCACCATGAACCTCTGTTCTGCCATGTCTGGCTGGTCGGAGAAACACTGATGTAGGGAAAGCCGGGTAGGATCGTTCTGGAGG
This window harbors:
- the lig3 gene encoding DNA ligase 3 isoform X1, with the protein product MQRPLTLLAQKTVCVRLQPLGTLDKCQQLWKGCRAFSVSSCSKPLSPTVHALNFSRPIHHFSSVSRFLQNDPTRLSLHQCFSDQPDMAEQRFMVEYAKRGTAGCKKCKDKIPKEVVRIGKIVPNPFSESAGEMKEWYHVKCIFEKLERARATTKKIEDITDLEGWEELEDQDKEVINKHVADLMSKVKASPKKKVQAKMNTTGQLMAPPADPSLNAPRKFSGFTAAKAGSSSSSSSPGPSSSSAGVSQDSPLSRQLCDIQHKDCLFREFRKLCAMVAEHNSYNAKTQVIEKFLRKGSGGDKFHGDLFLTVKLLLPGVVKSVYNLNDKQIVKIFSRILKCDQDDMVRDLEQGDVSETVRMFFEDSKFLAATKSLLTIQEVDASLTRLAQLTKEDEQQTELEEISKKCTGNDLKCIIRLIKHDLKMNSGAKHVLDAVDPNAYDAFKASRNLGDVIERVLRNQQEASNGSGPRKLLTVEASLMTPVQPMLAEACKSIEYAMKKCPNGMYSEIKYDGERVQVHKNGDNFSYFSRSLKPVLPHKVAHFKEFIPQAFPGGHSMILDAEVLLIDTKTSKPLPFGTLGVHKKQAFQDAKVCLFVFDCIYFNGVSLMERPLSERRKFLHDNMVEVTNRILFSEMKHVTRAGDLAQMITRVIREGLEGLVLKDLKGTYEPGKRHWLKVKKDYLNEGAMADTADLVVLGAFYGKGSNGGIMSSFLMGCYDPHSKKWCTVTKCSGGYDDATLARLQKELDVIKISKDPSKIPGWLKIIKNYYPDFIIRDPQQAPVWEITGAEFSKSEMHTADGISIRFPRMTRIRDDKDWKTATNLHQLKELFRISKENCDFKVTAGPSTSNDKGSSGENSGGSSPSSSSHGSAPPKKTNSSSSTPKAKAVKSQPRTPSSEAPSAKKVKKSESVHSNGQSKTKPTAQLLEPRKDKTLLDIFSGVKLFLPVSVQDFDKLRRYVVAYDGDIVADYDVASATHTLAEPEEDSQAQRVSPSWIWECIRKRRIVPPC
- the lig3 gene encoding DNA ligase 3 isoform X2 translates to MQRPLTLLAQKTVCVRLQPLGTLDKCQQLWKGCRAFSVSSCSKPLSPTVHALNFSRPIHHFSSVSRFLQNDPTRLSLHQCFSDQPDMAEQRFMVEYAKRGTAGCKKCKDKIPKEVVRIGKIVPNPFSESAGEMKEWYHVKCIFEKLERARATTKKIEDITDLEGWEELEDQDKEVINKHVADLMSKVKASPKKKVQAKMNTTGQLMAPPADPSLNAPRKFSGFTAAKAGSSSSSSSPGPSSSSAGVSQDSPLSRQLCDIQHKDCLFREFRKLCAMVAEHNSYNAKTQVIEKFLRKGSGGDKFHGDLFLTVKLLLPGVVKSVYNLNDKQIVKIFSRILKCDQDDMVRDLEQGDVSETVRMFFEDSKFLAATKSLLTIQEVDASLTRLAQLTKEDEQQTELEEISKKCTGNDLKCIIRLIKHDLKMNSGAKHVLDAVDPNAYDAFKASRNLGDVIERVLRNQQEASNGSGPRKLLTVEASLMTPVQPMLAEACKSIEYAMKKCPNGMYSEIKYDGERVQVHKNGDNFSYFSRSLKPVLPHKVAHFKEFIPQAFPGGHSMILDAEVLLIDTKTSKPLPFGTLGVHKKQAFQDAKVCLFVFDCIYFNGVSLMERPLSERRKFLHDNMVEVTNRILFSEMKHVTRAGDLAQMITRVIREGLEGLVLKDLKGTYEPGKRHWLKVKKDYLNEGAMADTADLVVLGAFYGKGSNGGIMSSFLMGCYDPHSKKWCTVTKCSGGYDDATLARLQKELDVIKISKDPSKIPGWLKIIKNYYPDFIIRDPQQAPVWEITGAEFSKSEMHTADGISIRFPRMTRIRDDKDWKTATNLHQLKELFRISKENCDFKVTAGPSTSNDKGSSGENSGGSSPSSSSHGSAPPKKTSNSTPKAKAVKSQPRTPSSEAPSAKKVKKSESVHSNGQSKTKPTAQLLEPRKDKTLLDIFSGVKLFLPVSVQDFDKLRRYVVAYDGDIVADYDVASATHTLAEPEEDSQAQRVSPSWIWECIRKRRIVPPC